The genomic window GTCGACCTCGCTGAACGTCACGCAGTCGCCGCCGCCCGATACGACGCCCGCGGTCCACTGGATACCGCCGAGGATGTGCGCGAGGAACGTCGGGTCGGTCCACGAGGAGTCGACGTGGCCGGCGCCCTCGTACCACGATCGGCCGCCCTCGAAGTTGTGGCACCACGCGATCGGGTGGTCCTCACCCATCCGGCCGTTGCCCGGGTTGTACGTGCTCTCGTCGAGCGTGATGAGCACGTGCACGTCATCGCGGGGGTTGGCGGTGAAGTTGTACCACTCGTCGAAGCGCACCCACTCGGTGGGCAGCATCTCGGTCGAGGGGTGGCCGGGGCTCTCGACGCGCATGGTCGCGGTCTGCTGCGCCGGGTGGTTGCGGAAGCGCGCGCCGCCCCCCGTGAGCTCGCTGTACCACGGGACGGTGTGCATCGAGTCGGTCGCCGCGTGGAGGCCGACGTACCCGCCGCCGCCACGGATGTAGCCCTGGAAGGCGGCCAGCTCGGTGTCGTTCAGCAGGCGGGGCCGGTTCGGGTCGAGGTTGTTGGTCGCGTCGACCGGTGAGGCGAAGATGATCGTCGCGTACTTCGACAGGTCGTCCGCGCTCGTGAACGGGGTGCTCGGCAGGGTGAGCGCGGGCTGGCCGGGCGAGTTGCCCTGCGGCGGATCCCACACGTCGACGCTGAAGCCGTGCTCCTCGCCGAGCGCGATGATCGCGTTCGTGGTGTCGTCGATGTGCGAGTGCCGGAAGCCGAGCGTCTCGCCCACCACGAGCACCTCGTACTCGTCGGCGTCGGCATTCGCCGGCGTCGCGACGAGCCCCAGGCCGGCCATGGCACCGAACGCGCAGGCGGCGGTGATCGCGTGTCGGACATGTCGTCTCATCAGTCGTTCTCCTCTTCGAGCGTGGACCGTATCGCCGATCGGATCTCGGCGCGGATATGTTGCGCGAGCCGACATATCGACGTCGAGTACGACACTATTGCGACGGTTCATCGCATGTCAATGCATGCGCGGTGTTAGCTGCGCGTGGCACTGGCTACTTTTGCGCGGTACACGGCAGAAGTACCTGAGGTCTCCCGGGGATATCGGCGACGACGCCTAGGACCGCGCGCCCGCCGGACGCGCGGTCACCTCGCGCCCGTACGCCAGCATGAGGAAGCTCGTGCCGTCGGGCCGCTCGAAGACGTGCTCCCGATCGGGCAGGCGCGTGAAGCCGAGCCGGTCGTAGAGGCGCTGGGCCGCGAGCATCTCGGGTCCGGTGTTCAGGACGACGCGACGGATGCCACGCTCCGCGGCGAGCGCCATGACATGTCGGACGAGCGCCTCGCCGACGCCGCGCCCGCGCGCGTCGGCGGCCACGCCGAGGAAGCGGAAGTCGAGTTCGTCGCCCTCGCGCGCGACCGGCGAGAGCCGGGCGCCCGGCCGCGGCGTCGTGACCGTGCCGAGCAACGCACCGGTGGCGGCGTCGACCGCGACCCAGACCTCGTGCTCGCGGGCGCGCTCGTCGACCGCCTCGATCTGGGCGAGGTACTCGGCGCTGAGCTCGAAGTCGCCGGCGTACGCGCGCGTCACGAGTCGACGCACGGCGGCGACCTCGTGGTCGTGCATGAGGCGGACGACCAGGGATCCCGGATCGATGCTCGTCGTGGCGGCGGAGGGAGTGCAGGGCATCGGACCAGCCTAGGACGGCCCGGCTGGGCGGACGCCGGTCGCCGGCCCTGCGGATGTCGCGACTCCCCATCGCGTTCGCGCACGATTCTTCGACACAGCGGCGAATCCGTGCGCGTGCTGCGACGTACCCTTGGTGCGTGACAGCGTTCGTCTCAGCCCTCGATCTGTTCTCGATCGGGATCGGGCCCTCCAGCTCCCATACGGTGGGGCCGATGCGGGCGGCCCGTGCCTTCGTCGAGGCGCTCGCCGACGACGGACGGCTCGATGCGGTGCGGCGCGTGACGTGCTCGCTCTACGGCTCGCTCGGTGCGACCGGCCTCGGCCACGGCACGCCCGACGCCGTGATCGCGGGGCTCGCCGGGCTCACGCCGCACGACTGCGACCCCGACGACGTGCGCGGCGCGTGGACGCGGCTCGGCACCGGCGGCGCCGAGGTCCGCCTGGCCGGTCGCCACGCCGTCGCGATGACGCAGTCCGACGTGAGCCTCGAGCCGCGCACGCGCCTTCCCGGCCATCCGAACGCCATGACCCTGCAGGCGTGGGGCGACGACGACGCGCTCCCGATCGCCGAGGAGACGTACTACTCGGTGGGCGGCGGGTTCATCCGCCGCGAGGGCGACGCGCCCGAGCAGGCCGAGGCGCTGCGCCATCCGCTGCCCTACTCGAACGCCGCCGAGCTGCTCGACCTGTGCGACCGGCACGACGTGAACCTCTGCGACATCGCGTGGCGCAACGAGGTCGCGGTGCACGGCGAGGCGGGCATCGTCGCAGGACTCGACGCGATCTGGGCCGCGATGGCCGAGTGCGTCGAGCACGGCCTCGCGACCGAGGGCACGCTGCCCGGCATCCTCAAGGTCAAGCGTCGCGCGCCCGAGGTGCGGCGCCGGCTCGAGGAGTACGACCGCGACGAGCACGTGCGGGACACCTCGACCGAATGGCTGCACGCGTTCGCGCTCGCGGTCAACGAGGAGAACGCCTCGGGCGGGCGCGTGGTGACCGCCCCGACGAACGGCGCGGCGGGCATCATCCCGGCGGTCGGTCACTACTACCTGCGGTTCGTGCCCGGCGCCGACAAGGAGGGCATCCGCCGCTATCTGCTCACCGCGGCCGCGATCGCGAGCCTCGTGAAGAAGAACGCGTCGATCTCGGGCGCCGAGGGCGGCTGCCAGG from Agromyces aurantiacus includes these protein-coding regions:
- a CDS encoding ThuA domain-containing protein, translated to MRRHVRHAITAACAFGAMAGLGLVATPANADADEYEVLVVGETLGFRHSHIDDTTNAIIALGEEHGFSVDVWDPPQGNSPGQPALTLPSTPFTSADDLSKYATIIFASPVDATNNLDPNRPRLLNDTELAAFQGYIRGGGGYVGLHAATDSMHTVPWYSELTGGGARFRNHPAQQTATMRVESPGHPSTEMLPTEWVRFDEWYNFTANPRDDVHVLITLDESTYNPGNGRMGEDHPIAWCHNFEGGRSWYEGAGHVDSSWTDPTFLAHILGGIQWTAGVVSGGGDCVTFSEVDDLVSGLEDGSQRVTRLGDDVTGYLDAAESAADAGDHAGAVDVLVQAKGKAHGLQDDALVAKIDDLIEWQQALVS
- a CDS encoding GNAT family N-acetyltransferase; translation: MPCTPSAATTSIDPGSLVVRLMHDHEVAAVRRLVTRAYAGDFELSAEYLAQIEAVDERAREHEVWVAVDAATGALLGTVTTPRPGARLSPVAREGDELDFRFLGVAADARGRGVGEALVRHVMALAAERGIRRVVLNTGPEMLAAQRLYDRLGFTRLPDREHVFERPDGTSFLMLAYGREVTARPAGARS
- a CDS encoding L-serine ammonia-lyase translates to MTAFVSALDLFSIGIGPSSSHTVGPMRAARAFVEALADDGRLDAVRRVTCSLYGSLGATGLGHGTPDAVIAGLAGLTPHDCDPDDVRGAWTRLGTGGAEVRLAGRHAVAMTQSDVSLEPRTRLPGHPNAMTLQAWGDDDALPIAEETYYSVGGGFIRREGDAPEQAEALRHPLPYSNAAELLDLCDRHDVNLCDIAWRNEVAVHGEAGIVAGLDAIWAAMAECVEHGLATEGTLPGILKVKRRAPEVRRRLEEYDRDEHVRDTSTEWLHAFALAVNEENASGGRVVTAPTNGAAGIIPAVGHYYLRFVPGADKEGIRRYLLTAAAIASLVKKNASISGAEGGCQAEVGSACAMAAGALCAVLGGTPAQIENAAEIAMEHHLGLTCDPVAGLVQVPCIERNAIAASTAVSAARLALHGDGTHVVSLDTVIETMRQTGLDMMTKYKETSEGGLAVNVIEC